A stretch of DNA from Cygnus atratus isolate AKBS03 ecotype Queensland, Australia chromosome 9, CAtr_DNAZoo_HiC_assembly, whole genome shotgun sequence:
CGACGGGTGCCTACAGCACCTATCGATGTTAAGGGTGGCACCTACAGACAACACAGCTGTGCCCCGAGGTTTGTGGGGGAACGGACGGGAAGAGGCTGTGGGGGCGCGAAGCTGGAGCGGGAAGAAGCGCTGGATATGTTCTGACAGCAGCCTCTTCAAGTGCCCCAGAGGAGCCCAATTCTGGGCTGTTGGGATGGAAACACTGTTATTTTAGTGGACTCGAGACTGGCTCCCAACAAAggttaaaggggaaaaaaaacaagggacTGGAGGTGTGAAAGGTGAGATCTTTAGCAGAGAAACACTCGTCAATGTCTGAACCAGCAGCGAGTCCTGCAGCTGCATGGGGCGGAGGAGATCGATGCTGTCTCATGGCAGGAGTGTGGTGGTGGGTCCTGGCTCTCCTCGGGGTCACCCGAACGCCTGTCCCTCCTGGTACCACTCCTCCCGTCACCTCTCATCCTCCCACCACGGCTGtcaggatgctgctgccttcagctcaATGCATGCTGAGCGGTGACAGGCTTGGGCACCTCGTCTGCCACACAGGTACTGGGGCTGTCTGCTCCGTGTGTTAACGCCACTGCAGCGTTCAGTTGtaaggaagagcagaaaggcaCATCTTCGGGTTCTGCTTCCTTTAATGTCAAAAGCAAACTAACTTTCATGAAGTTTTGATCAGCCCTTAAAATCAGAGGCCCTAGCTAGGTATGCTGCAGTCGTGTCCCTTTATTTGGAATGATGCTGGGATGAAAAGGGTAAAAAGGGCCAAACTGCTATTTCATGAAGTGATTTAAACTGGGAATGATGCATGTGGTTTCAGGGCAGGTACTAAAGTGCAGATGTGGTGCAAATGGGTTCAGGATCTGTCCTTGCACATCCACGTCACCCTCCGGGCTGTATTACAGCTTTATGGGGACAATCCCCCTTCCCCATCACAGCTCATGCTCATATTTAAGTGTCCCAGCTGGAGCAGTCTCATCGTGAGCTTGATCACAACAGCCGAAGAAGCGCAGAATATGGCCGGACTCAAGCACAGGTCTAGGACCTGCAGGGCCAGGTGGTACCACTCAGAGCGCGCTGGGTCTTTGCAAAAATTTGGGGAGTCTGTGTAGGGGAATGGGACCAGGACTGCGTCGCCCAGGTAGTTGGTCCCAGTGATCCCAGCAAGGGAGTAGCAGCAGTACGGGCCAAGGAGGAGAGATGGGATGGCAACAGCAAATTGCACTGAGGTGCCCGTGGTGCTCAGTGTGCCCAAGGCAAAACTGGCCTCCCACTGAAATGGAGACAAAAGCACTTTATCACTTTATGACCTGctgagagaattaaaaaaaaaaaaatctaaactagagcttaatatatttgtatttcttcatttccagcttggaaaaagaaaaaatctgggttttatattttttatattcctttattCTGTGTCCAAAAAGAGGTGTGATGGTAAGGAAAACTTAGTAGCTTGAAAGTCATGAACTTATCAATGAAAAATGTGGAATTTTACAGGAAGGCAAAGCCAAGGAGAcaatattttactaaaatattaGGAGAATAAATTGGAACAGGTATACTTATGCAGTTGTCATATAGCATATAAGTACAGTGGGTGGCCTTTAAAGTTTAAGCTGCATACTTGACTACTAATAAAGCTCCtcattataaaacagaaaatgtgataGAAACTGGCAGAACTACTGTGCTGCTGGGATATTTAATGTGCACCCTCTGGAAGCCCTGCACAGCACTTTTGATCCAAAATATTAGCAGGAAAAGCACATTTCCCTTTGAATGGATTTCCTAGATTAACTCTGCTGCTCCCTTGCTGCCTCCTGCATGTGACACCGTATAGAGTAACAGTATAAAAGTACCGGGCATCTCCACGTCTGCTCTCTGTCAGCCAAGAGGATGAGGATACCAGCAAGAACAGCCTGCGGATGGGGGAAACGGGTGGTTACGTGAAGGGACTGATGATGGAGCATCGCCCATCGGTGCGCACGGCATCCTTGCCACCTCCTGGATGTGGAGCACCTGCTGATGGCGCCTCGCGCTGAGCTTCCCACCTacctgagcagctctgcccagcaggaTTTGGGCATGGCTGAGGTCATGTATGGAGTTAGGGGGTGGAAAAGCTTTGCTGCTTGGCTGCTCATAACCTCCCTGCAAGGCTCGGTGCAGCTGTGCCACCGCTCCGTGCAGGTGGAGCTTGGCCGGGCGCTGAGCCCTCAGCACCCTGCCTCTCGTGGCTCCTTCTTGTCCTGGCGCATCCCTGCCCTGGAGGGGTTTGCTGTGGAGCCGGCTCCATCCTCTGTGCCAGCTGAGAGGCTTTTCCGTGCTGGGGAAGCCTTAGAAGAGCTTTTAGGAATAATTTGAATTTCCTTTGATCCCGCGGCTCTGCAGGTACAGAAGTAATGCTCTTAGAGCAAGCACCGACTGGCTGCTCCTGGGAGGGGAGCTCTCTTCCTCCATGCGGCGTCTCCCCCGGGGCCCCTGGTGGTGTTCCTTCTGCATCACCCCCTGCTCGCCACCCCTCCAGCCAGCGGGGCAGAAAGCTCCCTTGGCTCACCCAGCGCTCAGAGCAggcacagcagaggcaggacCAGGGCCATGGCTGTGTGCGTTCAAGGCCAGTTGGGAGCTTCCTTGGAGAAGAACctaaaattcagctttttgtGGTCACAGGCATACTGTGGCGTGCTTCTCTGTGTACAGCATGGCCACAGCCAGGTGAGGTTTACTATTTGCTGCCGAAAAGccaacaaaaactgttttgtgcGGTTCTGTTTGCAATTCCTGGGCTCCCGAGCTACCTTGGGGTGCTGAGCCACCGTGCTGGCACTGGCCACCAGCACCGTGCCTGCGGTCAGGGCTCTCACCCCGACAAACCCGGGGAGCAGGGGAGAAGCCCGGACACCACAGTTGGGAGTGCCCGAAGGAAACCCCAGGCAATGCAGCGCAGCAAGGAAGGTTATCCAGATTATTTTAAGGTCTGCTTCACACTGCTGTCAACACTCCGCAGGAGGAATGTATTTGGGTTTGACAGAATGCTGTCAGAGGCAGAGGCTCACATTACTTACCAGGTCTCCATCAGGGCAGGGCACGTTTCTTCCTTGCCCTTCTTTCAGAACCAGTTTTGACTGGGGAGCGTATCTGTGTTTCTTAGGGTGGGCTGACATAAACAGGCAGgctttcattcatttaaatacacCAGCAGTCACGGGCTTCCAGGCAGTaatcttttttccagtgtaAGCATCTTGGACCCACATGTATCTTAGCTCCTAATTTCAGGATGGTGAATGGAAAGAAGGACTGAAGATGTGCTAAAAGCAAGAGCCCGTGGACGAGAACAGGGAGAATAGCACGCTCAGGGCTGGAAGTTCTGGTGCGATGTAGCAGAGTATCAACATGGATCCAGGACCTTGAGCAATATTGTCCTGCAGTTTGATTTCCATTCTGGCACGCTAAATGCATCAGGGCCCGGGTTTTTCATGGCACTTTCCATTTATGATTTAGGGAATTTGAAGAATACTTGTCTTGAGGCTGAGCCTAAAGTTATAATCTTGGCATATCCATACCACAAAATTCCCATggataaaagcagaaacatctggATTCATGAGTGGATGTTGGCTAAatccaccaggaaaaaaaaagccttcaaggGATCCTAGAGGGTTCTAGCCAGAATAAATAATACAACAAAATAAGAGTGCTATTAAGAGTAATTGTAATACTGAAGTTGAATTATAAGACAAGGGCCAAGCCCTTTTCACAATCTGCTTTTCCAGCTAAGAGCCCTTCAATTTACACTTAACGCACATGTGGCTGatggaacaaagaaaaaattgaagaagGATGAAAGCAACACAGAGATTATTCAGCCTTGCTGGTTTAGCTCCAGGCACATCATTTAAATGAGTAAATGATCAGtttccagtttgttttaaattctctgGCAAGAAATTTTACTCTCAATCCCAGAGTTGGATGTgcttaaaactattttattttttttacagctctgccattttgtttgatttcttaaGGCAGGACTTTAAAAGTGCTCTGCAGGGGTCACCTGAGTGCTGGGACTGGAGGCACAGCCTGGCTGTGTCACCGAGGGAGCCGTGTCCCCGCTCCCAACCCAAGGGGACCTCAGGACTGGGGAACAGCTGCTCCTTGCCTCCCTCACCCCTGGGAGGCTgtgagcccagccctgccaagcCAGATGTCAAACCCAAGCTTGGCAGCACCCAAGGTCAAGCGAGGTGGTCTCAACAGCTGTGTTCCTCTTTGGCTGCACCCTGTTGTACCATCAGTGCTTGCTTGGTTTAAAGCTAGTGGAAATCGTGTATTGCTTGTACCTTGCATCTTCTCTTGGTGTTTTCAGGGTTAAGAGCTGttgaaaaacaatattcttGCCACCCAGCCCCTTCTGCTCTGTCTCTCTGGTCTCCTCCACGCACCGTGCAGCAGGTCTCAAGCCTGCCTGAAGCTGCCACGAGGACCAGGTTGTGCAAGGTGTCTCCTCTGCTGTGACCAGCCACACTGACAGCCACGGCCAGGTGACTGCAAAGTAACCTCCCTCCCCAGTAGATGCAGATCCACGTTTCTCATTAGATGGACTTTGTCCACGTAGATCTGCATCACTGGCCATCGCTGATCCTGCACGCTGCCATTCCTGATTCCTGGAAAGCCTTGGGCGtttgcctgctctgcagccttcAGCCAACACAGCTTGGGTTGAGTTGCTTCCTTGTGGGCTGAAAACCTTCCTGATC
This window harbors:
- the TMEM212 gene encoding transmembrane protein 212, which codes for MTVKSLYEVTRGILITFGIISIFSGILAFFPVFSYKSLFVGWSVCLASPIWKGALAVLAGILILLADREQTWRCPWEASFALGTLSTTGTSVQFAVAIPSLLLGPYCCYSLAGITGTNYLGDAVLVPFPYTDSPNFCKDPARSEWYHLALQVLDLCLSPAIFCASSAVVIKLTMRLLQLGHLNMSMSCDGEGGLSP